A stretch of DNA from Synechococcus sp. PROS-9-1:
CAGGAATGAAGGTGTTGCAGTTCGCCTTTGATGGCAACCACCGCAATCCCTATTTGCCAAGCAATATCAAAGGCCGCCGATGGGTGGTCTACACCGGTACCCATGACAACCCCACAACGATGGGGTGGTGGCAGCGACTGGATGAATCGTCTAGGCGCCAGCTTGGTGAGGTGCTGGGCTGTCATGTGGAAGCACCCGGATGGCAATTGATGGAGCTCGCGATGGCAACGTCTGCTGAGCTCGTGGTGTCTCCTTTGCAGGATTTGCTGCATTTGGATGATCAAGCACGATTCAATACTCCAGGCACCGTTGGCGGCAATTGGTGCTGGAGGATGGGCACTTTTGATGAGGCCTTGCAAGGGGCCCTCAAGGGTTACGGCGAGAGGGCTGCGGTCTGGGGCAGGTGATAAATACCAGGTTGATTGGTCCTAGGAGCGAGGACCTGTCCGTTCCAGCTCACGGAGTCGGCCTCGCCTGGTGGAGGCTTGATGCTGAGGTCAACTGGGGGTAGCAGCTGCAAGGTCACTGTTCCGGTGGCGCCCTGAAGGTTGGTTCGATCTCCTCCTTCACTGCTCAGGCTGATCTGCCGTGGTTGGTTGAGGTTGATCTCGAGAACGCCAGGTCTTGTGAGTTGATCGAGAGGGAGAGCCCCCTGACCGAGACTGGCAGTGATCTCCTCCTCCAGCGGGCGCAAGCCCTTCAAAATTTGATCAGAGTCCAGCGGTGTATTGATCGGGATTGGCTTTGGCGAGAAGGCATTGATGTTGATCAGATGACGTTGTTGATGGTTCAGAGCCAGAATCGATCCGATCATCACAGCGCCATACACCACGCTCCCTTGCCACGTGGTGAAGATATCGATGCTGCCGAGAGTGAAGCGCGAGCCTCGACCATTGGTCGCCAATCGATTCGATCCAGGGCTGTTAGGTAGGGCTGCACTAAGGCTGTTGCTGGGGAGGTCTAAATAGGTTTCCAAGCGCTGCAACATCGCCACGAGATAGGCGGTTTCTGGTAAGCGGTCTTGCCAGCCGCGTTCGAGGGCCTCTAGCACAGGCGTTGTGATTCTTACCTCGTTCGAAAGGTCTCGGATGCTGAGCCCCTTTCGTTCCCTTTGTTCGCGCAAAAGTTCTCCCGCCTCCTCCAGGGAGTTGTTGCTGCTCTCAATCGATGGGGGAGCGAGTTGCTTGTTGTTGTGACGTCGCCAAGGGAGGGGAAACTTCATCTCGGCGATGCCGTTATGAGGGGCACTCGTTCCGTTCTAAACGGATGGAGGTCCATTCTGAACGTGTTAACTCACGCCAGTGGCCCTCGGGCAAAGAACCAAGATCAATAGACGCGATTGCTGTTCGTTGAAGATCCAGCACCGGGTGACCAAGGGCATCCGCCACCCTGCGGATTTGGCGATTCCTGCCCTCCCTAAGGATCACTTTTAAAAGGGTTTGGTTTGCTCCTTGTTTCAGCAGAGAGACCTCTGCCGGCTGTGTGGGGATGCGATCCAGTTCCACACCGTTGCACCAGCGGTTCAGCGTTGTGGTGGTGGGTTTCCCTCTGACCTGAACCTTGTAGGTCTTGCGGTGCGAGTAGCGGGGGTGGGTGAGCTGCAAGGTGATTTCACCTTGATTGGTTAGGAGGAGAGCTCCGCGGCTGTCTCCATCCAGCCGACCAACGGGGTGGAGACCTCGCCTGAGCGACTTTGGAATGAGATCGAGAACCGTTTGGCGTCCTTGAGGATCACTGCAACTGCTGATCACACCTGGGGGTTTGTTGAGCAGGATCAGCCTTGGGCTCGATGGCTGATCTAGGGGACGGCCATCCACTTCGATGCGGTCTATGTTCGGATCGGCTTGGTCGCCAAGTCCAGCGGTGATCTGATTCACCTTGACCCTGCCTTCGCGCAAAAGCTCCTCAGCGTGTCGTCGTGAACAGATTCCTGCAGCTGCGATTAGTTTTTGCAACCGTTGGCGGGTCACCGGTTCACTCCTTGGCATCGATCAGGGATCAGGGTTGTACCAGACAAGAGCCAAGGCCTTCGCTGCCGTTTTGATGCAGTCATGGCTCATTCTGTCA
This window harbors:
- a CDS encoding RodZ family helix-turn-helix domain-containing protein encodes the protein MKFPLPWRRHNNKQLAPPSIESSNNSLEEAGELLREQRERKGLSIRDLSNEVRITTPVLEALERGWQDRLPETAYLVAMLQRLETYLDLPSNSLSAALPNSPGSNRLATNGRGSRFTLGSIDIFTTWQGSVVYGAVMIGSILALNHQQRHLININAFSPKPIPINTPLDSDQILKGLRPLEEEITASLGQGALPLDQLTRPGVLEINLNQPRQISLSSEGGDRTNLQGATGTVTLQLLPPVDLSIKPPPGEADSVSWNGQVLAPRTNQPGIYHLPQTAALSP
- a CDS encoding pseudouridine synthase, coding for MTRQRLQKLIAAAGICSRRHAEELLREGRVKVNQITAGLGDQADPNIDRIEVDGRPLDQPSSPRLILLNKPPGVISSCSDPQGRQTVLDLIPKSLRRGLHPVGRLDGDSRGALLLTNQGEITLQLTHPRYSHRKTYKVQVRGKPTTTTLNRWCNGVELDRIPTQPAEVSLLKQGANQTLLKVILREGRNRQIRRVADALGHPVLDLQRTAIASIDLGSLPEGHWRELTRSEWTSIRLERNECPS